A window of the Hordeum vulgare subsp. vulgare chromosome 5H, MorexV3_pseudomolecules_assembly, whole genome shotgun sequence genome harbors these coding sequences:
- the LOC123453152 gene encoding uncharacterized protein LOC123453152 isoform X1: MAAPPPPPALPVELVQEILARLPPDDPACLIRAFLVCKAWGSAVSLPSFRRRLHDLHGAPPLLGFLPNWASDNTPSFTPTTASSFSLDAPDCLAWRALDCRHGRALFFSANQDARTLLVWEPITGARKRFPVPAAFDPTCAEMFPSHRPVAAVLCAADGCDHRGCFGGPFRVVFLFEDETWCFNRACDYSSETGAWGEPTPLHTKFFMEVTENSSLLLGTSLYFAATNSFLEYDSEGHAMTVVTNSILEYDLEGHAMTVVSPPDDRGSLKLMLTDDGGLGVIVQYFGTDLKLWKREASDGTDARWVLSRLIDLCDLIPANLGFRVHLGITEGANIIFVNSDAAGVFTIELQSEKVRKACDNSGLGRLVPLVTFYTPMPRSYNHNLLVSKPSEEAGGEEGEKTIDQTQRLVGKGSNAINEEDVVNTFKCVSHNHNIRAPGYGEVAPACASMFDKYGCAYKTQEVNDSLVSVHKSAPNEELVKGATRENDVGDSKTSGSSVEDAAPSSEKGNSQ, from the exons AtggcagcgccgccgccgccgccggctctCCCGGTGGAGCTCGTCCAAGAGATCCTCGCCCGCCTCCCGCCCGACGACCCAGCCTGCCTCATCCGTGCCTTCCTCGTCTGCAAGGCCTGGGGTTCCGCCGTCTCCCTCCCCAGCTTCCGACGCCGCCTCCACGACCTCCACGGAGCTCCCCCCTTGCTTGGCTTCCTTCCCAACTGGGCCAGCGATAATACCCCCAGCTTCACCCCCACCACCGCCTCGTCCTTCTCCCTCGACGCTCCGGACTGCCTCGCGTGGCGGGCCCTCGACTGCCGCCACGGCCGCGCCCTCTTCTTCTCCGCGAACCAGGACGCCAGGACGCTCCTTGTGTGGGAGCCAATCACGGGCGCCCGGAAGCGCTTTCCGGTGCCGGCGGCGTTCGACCCCACATGCGCTGAGATGTTCCCGAGCCACCGCCCGGTTGCGGCGGTGTTGTGCGCAGCGGACGGGTGCGACCACCGCGGCTGCTTCGGGGGCCCTTTCCGCGTGGTCTTCCTCTTCGAGGATGAGACTTGGTGTTTCAATCGGGCGTGCGACTACTCATCGGAGACTGGTGCCTGGGGCGAACCAACCCCGTTGCACACCAAGTTCTTCATGGAAGTTACAGAGAATTCCAGCTTGCTCCTTGGTACATCCCTCTACTTCGCGGCCACCAACTCTTTTCTCGAGTATGATTCGGAAGGGCACGCCATGACAGTCGTCACCAACTCTATTCTGGAGTATGATTTGGAAGGGCACGCCATGACAGTCGTCAGCCCACCAGACGACCGCGGTTCTCTAAAACTCATGCTGACGGACGACGGTGGACTCGGAGTTATTGTACAATACTTTGGTACGGATCTCAAACTGTGGAAAAGAGAGGCGAGTGACGGCACTGATGCACGATGGGTGCTGAGCCGGCTCATTGACCTGTGCGATTTGATCCCAGCTAATCTAGGTTTTAGAGTGCACCTGGGCATCACTGAGGGAGCAAATATCATTTTTGTTAACTCAGACGCTGCTGGCGTCTTTACAATTGAGCTGCAATCAGAGAAGGTGAGGAAGGCGTGTGACAATTCTGGCTTGGGTCGTTTGGTTCCACTTGTCACCTTCTACACTCCTATGCCCCGAAGCTACAACCATAATCTGCTCGTGTCGAAGCCTAGTGAGGAGGCAGGTGGTGAGGAGGGGGAGAAAACAATAGATCAGACACAGCGGCTGGTCGGCAAGGGgtccaatgctatcaatgaggaggACGTTGTCAACACCTTCAAATGCGTCAGCCACAACCACAATATCAG GGCTCCAGGCTATGGGGAAGTGGCTCCGGCCTGTGCTAGCATGTTTGACAAATATGGATGTGCATACAAAACTCAAGAGGTGAATGATTCTTTGGTTTCTGTCCACAAGAGTGCACCAAATGAAGAATTGGTGAAGGGTGCAACCAGGGAAAATGATGTCGGGGACTCAAAGACCTCTGGTAGCAGTGTTGAAGATGCTGCTCCATCTTCGGAGAAaggtaattctcaataa
- the LOC123453152 gene encoding uncharacterized protein LOC123453152 isoform X2 yields the protein MAAPPPPPALPVELVQEILARLPPDDPACLIRAFLVCKAWGSAVSLPSFRRRLHDLHGAPPLLGFLPNWASDNTPSFTPTTASSFSLDAPDCLAWRALDCRHGRALFFSANQDARTLLVWEPITGARKRFPVPAAFDPTCAEMFPSHRPVAAVLCAADGCDHRGCFGGPFRVVFLFEDETWCFNRACDYSSETGAWGEPTPLHTKFFMEVTENSSLLLGTSLYFAATNSFLEYDSEGHAMTVVTNSILEYDLEGHAMTVVSPPDDRGSLKLMLTDDGGLGVIVQYFGTDLKLWKREASDGTDARWVLSRLIDLCDLIPANLGFRVHLGITEGANIIFVNSDAAGVFTIELQSEKVRKACDNSGLGRLVPLVTFYTPMPRSYNHNLLVSKPSEEAGGEEGEKTIDQTQRLVGKGSNAINEEDVVNTFKCVSHNHNIRAPGYGEVAPACASMFDKYGCAYKTQEVNDSLVSVHKSAPNEELVKGATRENDVGDSKTSGSSVEDAAPSSEKVLC from the exons AtggcagcgccgccgccgccgccggctctCCCGGTGGAGCTCGTCCAAGAGATCCTCGCCCGCCTCCCGCCCGACGACCCAGCCTGCCTCATCCGTGCCTTCCTCGTCTGCAAGGCCTGGGGTTCCGCCGTCTCCCTCCCCAGCTTCCGACGCCGCCTCCACGACCTCCACGGAGCTCCCCCCTTGCTTGGCTTCCTTCCCAACTGGGCCAGCGATAATACCCCCAGCTTCACCCCCACCACCGCCTCGTCCTTCTCCCTCGACGCTCCGGACTGCCTCGCGTGGCGGGCCCTCGACTGCCGCCACGGCCGCGCCCTCTTCTTCTCCGCGAACCAGGACGCCAGGACGCTCCTTGTGTGGGAGCCAATCACGGGCGCCCGGAAGCGCTTTCCGGTGCCGGCGGCGTTCGACCCCACATGCGCTGAGATGTTCCCGAGCCACCGCCCGGTTGCGGCGGTGTTGTGCGCAGCGGACGGGTGCGACCACCGCGGCTGCTTCGGGGGCCCTTTCCGCGTGGTCTTCCTCTTCGAGGATGAGACTTGGTGTTTCAATCGGGCGTGCGACTACTCATCGGAGACTGGTGCCTGGGGCGAACCAACCCCGTTGCACACCAAGTTCTTCATGGAAGTTACAGAGAATTCCAGCTTGCTCCTTGGTACATCCCTCTACTTCGCGGCCACCAACTCTTTTCTCGAGTATGATTCGGAAGGGCACGCCATGACAGTCGTCACCAACTCTATTCTGGAGTATGATTTGGAAGGGCACGCCATGACAGTCGTCAGCCCACCAGACGACCGCGGTTCTCTAAAACTCATGCTGACGGACGACGGTGGACTCGGAGTTATTGTACAATACTTTGGTACGGATCTCAAACTGTGGAAAAGAGAGGCGAGTGACGGCACTGATGCACGATGGGTGCTGAGCCGGCTCATTGACCTGTGCGATTTGATCCCAGCTAATCTAGGTTTTAGAGTGCACCTGGGCATCACTGAGGGAGCAAATATCATTTTTGTTAACTCAGACGCTGCTGGCGTCTTTACAATTGAGCTGCAATCAGAGAAGGTGAGGAAGGCGTGTGACAATTCTGGCTTGGGTCGTTTGGTTCCACTTGTCACCTTCTACACTCCTATGCCCCGAAGCTACAACCATAATCTGCTCGTGTCGAAGCCTAGTGAGGAGGCAGGTGGTGAGGAGGGGGAGAAAACAATAGATCAGACACAGCGGCTGGTCGGCAAGGGgtccaatgctatcaatgaggaggACGTTGTCAACACCTTCAAATGCGTCAGCCACAACCACAATATCAG GGCTCCAGGCTATGGGGAAGTGGCTCCGGCCTGTGCTAGCATGTTTGACAAATATGGATGTGCATACAAAACTCAAGAGGTGAATGATTCTTTGGTTTCTGTCCACAAGAGTGCACCAAATGAAGAATTGGTGAAGGGTGCAACCAGGGAAAATGATGTCGGGGACTCAAAGACCTCTGGTAGCAGTGTTGAAGATGCTGCTCCATCTTCGGAGAAag TGCTTTGCTGA